In Oncorhynchus gorbuscha isolate QuinsamMale2020 ecotype Even-year linkage group LG26, OgorEven_v1.0, whole genome shotgun sequence, the DNA window CTGTTCATTATTCCTCCCAGTTGCGTTTGATTTTCTTCTTACAGAAATACAGTGAAACAAAAAAAGAACAGTGCTCTGTTAAGTGCGATTGATAAGGATTGATCTTTTTTCCCCCCTCCCTAAGTGGGTTGTTGTTTTTTGCCTGGGTGATGTCAGATGTCCATCGTTTGGTTGGTTGGAGAAAATGGGTTATGTCATGTCCGCGGGTAAGTTAAAACAGTTGTAGGTCGTCATGTTGGTCATAATTGTGTCATTTGTCTGATCATTGGAACCTTGGAGTTGTGTGTTGACAGCTGATTGGCCTGTGAGCTGGTTTGCTTATCAGTTGATCGGTGCATGGTGGTTGGTCAGACTGTCAGTTGGTTTGACCGTGGGATGTGTTTGTCAGCTGGTCTAATCAGTTGGTTGATACTGCAGGTTGGTTGGTGTGTCGGTCCAGTTGGTTAGTTCCCACCACAGCACTTGCTTCCACCAGCCTGTGGGGCGGCTTCCTGCAGGTCCACTCCTGCCCGACCACCGGCCCGGCCTCCGGCTCCACCCGCTGGCTCGTTCTTAGGAAGCTTCTTGGCTACAggagaaggacagaaagaaaaaaaacagtgAGTAGGAAGCCTTTATGGTTTCTACATATTTCATTTGTTCTGGGAAGAAATGTACaccgagtatacaaaacatttttgaacacctgctctttccatgacagactgaccaggtgaaagctcggatcccttattgatgtcaattgttaaatcctcttcaaatcagtgtagatgaaggagagattggttaaagaaggatctttaggatggattgtgtgtgtgccattcagagggtgaatgggtaagacaaaagatttaagttcctttgaacggagtatggtagtatgtgccaggcgcaccggtttgtgtaaagaactgcaacgctgctgagtttttcatgctcaacagtttcccgtgtgtatcaacaatggtccaccacccaaaggacatccagccaacttgacaactgtggaaagcattggagtcaacatggaccagcatccctgtgaaatgcgttcgacaccttgtagagtcaatgcccccaatgaattgaggctgttctgagggcaaaaggatgGGTGCAACTAAAAATTAGGAAAGTGTttctaattaagcaataaggcaccaggggttgtggtatatggccaatataccacagctaagtgCTTTTCTTAGGCACATTGCATCAcgaagtgcctggatacagcgctccgctgtggtatattggccatataccacaaacccctaaggcgccttattgctattataaactgttacCAATGTAatcagagcagtaaaaataaaatgtttcgccatacctgtggtatacggtctgatataccacagctgtcagccaatcagaattcagtgCTTGAATCACCCAGTTTTATAAATGCACATATAATATTGTGATACACGTACCTATGGCCATAAATATCTCATTGACGTTCATGGCCGTCTTGGCTGAAGTCTCCATGAAGAGCAAACTGTTGTCATCTGCGTACGCTTGTGCTTCCTACACAAAACAAAGGGAGGACAGAGATCTTTAGAGCTCCATCACAAACATGTCGATACAATCAGTAATAACCCATACGCTTTGAGAGTTCGTGAGCATTCTTGAAAATCAACAGAAATGATAAAAATGACATTTCTAATACATTCTCCTGTTTAAACAAACTTATCATTGACATGTTCCACTAATAGTCCAGTGGGACGAGCAGCATCTAATTGTTAGGAGTTCCTCAGTACCTGGAAGTCCACAGCTCTTTTGTTGGCCAGGTCAGCTTTGTTCCCTGCCAGTGCAATAACGATATTAGGGCTGGCTTGTCGTTGGAGCTCCTTCACCCAGTTCTTTGCACGTGTGAATGTATCCTGCAcaggaaaaaaaaacaaaaaaacattcttAACATCATAAAAACATTTGTGATTTGATGCAATACATGACAAAGGCAGATTACACAATGGATGTTTCTTTTTCACACAAGAGCTCTATTTATACATCTACAGAAGTGTGAGTTACGAGAGAGGTCACTCACTGtgttggtgatgtcatagaccacgATGGCAGCCTGCGCTCCTCTGTAGTACATAGGGGCCAGGCTGTGATACCGTTCCTGCCCTGCAGTGTCCCAGATCTCAAACTTAACTGTTGTGTCATCCAAGCAGACAGTCTGTGTGAGGAAGGCAGCTGGATGGGTGTAGAgacaaatcatagacttagtttcAGGGTCTATTTTTATTTTGAAGTCTGAAAATGCCCTACACATAGAAGATAAGTGTACATTTGTCTTTGCCTGAGCATTTCCTCACAGTGGAGTAATACTCCGTATCTGCACAGGACAGGTATTCTATTTTCTTCCTTAAATAGGGACAACTATACCCCTAGGACACTATTTTACAGGGCCGAGTTAAACTAGCACAAGGCAAACATAACCCCCAACAGCCAAGGCCACGAGACAGTTAAGAGGAAACGTGAACGGTGGCTTAATGAGAACTCGTGAAGCTACAAAGCCAGCGCTGAGGAGAATTGGGAGCCTTCCAACGTTagacagaggaggaagggacaATTATGTAAATAAACAAGATCGAATCGCAGAGCACTAAGCACCGGGTAAAAGGTTACTGCGAGAAATGTAGTGAGAGTAAAAACAAAAAGTGTGACGAAGAGAACAAAACATGTGGCGGTCTATTGGCTAATCCATGGAACACAAAGAGAATGCTAATTCAGCCCGTTGTGTCACATGGCTGAGGGAAATGTACAGCAGCACTCATAGAGGAAGCCTGCTCCATACTAAAAGCTCGGTGACCTTTGACCAGACAGCTGACAACaggttttaaaatgtttttaaaatgctGACTCGTCCTAAGGCTTTGGCTAGTGTAAGCACAAAGCATCCTGCCTCTCCAGCCTCACCCTGCTGTGGCTTCATGATGCGACTctaatttatttattaatttataGGAAGGGTAATGCATAAATCATGAAGAAAGCAATCTAGCTAGTAAACCACTAAAACATCATGGAAATTCCCAACACCCGTGTGTAGGTTTGAAACTCTAGGTGAATCTGAAAATAAATAGTTACTCATGAGTCATTATCCAACTTTTGCAGTGGAATTCTTTGAATGTTAAAACCAGAAACTTGAGCCATCAAGTATTGGCTTCCAGATGGGTAGACAGAGCAGTTCCAGGACAGGAAATCCCATTGTTGACCGACTTCCTTCCTGTTTTAAGAGCCCACAGGGAGAGACCCCCTTCTCCACTCCGACTAGCAAGTCAATACATACCTTATTAGGCAGATGACAAGTACCTCTTTCTCACACTTACCTATTTTCAGTTTTGGTTTGAACATTCTCTATAAGGCTTTCTGTGGCCGGGAGAAAGGACCTTCCACTCCTTGTGGCCTATTTAAAAGTGTCAGTCAGAGGCTTGGCTGCTCATGCAAGAGTCAGGTGATCAGCTGCCAAGAAAGATCTGGTTCTGTAGCTCAAGGTCTACTCCTGACCTGGCCTTGACAACAGCCAGGGTAAGGGCTGCTAGCGAGCAGGAACACAGCCCCGGTTACCAAGGCTTTCAAAGTGGTCTCCCTTCAGTCCACTACACATTCCATTTGATCTTTATAACATGATACTGACTCAACACAAGGATAGCTGTAAagcaacacaaaacactaagCATGACTAAGACACAGTCAGAAGAATGACAATCCCAAAGCCAACGGTGTGCCTACTCACCTCCGATGGTGCTCTCCTGGTACTCGTGGAACTGGCCCTTGACGAAGCGCAGCACCAAGCTGGACTTGCCCACCGCTGACTCTCCCAGCAGCACCAGCTTGAACTGGCAGATCTTGTTGCTGGCCGCCGCGCCGTTGGTCCGTGCTGGTCCTCCTCGACCTGCCATGCTGCCGAGCAGAGAGCTTCACCGGGGTAAGAGGCTCTTGGTGGAGGATGAGGCTGCCTTGGGCGGAGGACTGGGGCTCTGAAGCTGAGCAGGGACTGGAGCCGAGACAGGGCCAGGTGAGGGTGGGCTAAGCTGGGTCAGGCGAGTCTTGGCCAGGCAGTGAGGGGGCCGGAGGAAGAGGGGACTTCACCTGTGGGAGCTGGAAGAAAGAACCCGACTGAGTAATAATATCACTAGTGGGCAGCCAGTGTGACAGGAAAACTTTAGGAAAACTTTAGTAAActagagtgccttcagaaagtatttatacccaTTTTTTGTTGtactacagcctgaattcaacatggattaaatagtttgttttcaaccatctacacacaataccccataatgacaaaatgaaaacatgcttagaaatgttgctaatttattgaaaattaaataatgaaatctcatttacataagtatccacaccactgagtcaatactgtgtagaagcacctttggcagtgattaaagcAGTGAGTCTTACACAGTTTTCCACACCTgtttgtgcaacatttgcccattattctttttcaaaattcttcaagctctgtcaaattggttgttgatcattgcaagaCAGCCATTTTTAAAGTgtcttgccatacattttcaagtagatttaagtcaaaactaactctgccactcaagaacattcactgtctccttggtaagcaactccagtgtagatttggacttgagttttagattattgtcctgctgaaagatgaatttcTCTCCTAGGGtcagcagacaaccaggttttcgtctaggattttgcctgtgcttagctccattttgtttattttttatcctgaaagaACTGGatcttaacaattacaagcatacccataacatgatgtagcctccactatgcttgaaaatatgaggtGTGGTACTCTGtcttgtattggatttgccccaaacataacattttgtattcagAATAAAAAGTaaatgctttgccacattttttgcagtgttactttagtgtcttgttgcaaacaggatgtacgatttggaatattttttactCTGTACAGGCTTCAGTCTATTCGCTCTGTCAATtacgttagtattgtggagtaactacaatgttgttgagccatCTTCAGTtgtctcccatcacagccattaaactctgtaactgttttagagttaccattggcctcatggtgaaatcccagagtggtttccttcctctccggcaactgagttaggaaggtcgCCTGTATTTTactagtgactgggtgtattgatacaccattcaaagtgtaattaataacttcaccatgctcaaagggattgtCAATTACTTTCttcttttttacccatctaccaataggttcccttctttgcAAAGTATTGgaaagggaccttacagataattgtgtgtgtgtggtacagagatgaggtagtcattcaaaaatcatgttaaacactattattgcacccagagtgaatccatgcaacttgTGACTTGTTAAACAAACGTTTACTCCAGAACTTAttttaggtttgccataacaaaagggttgaatatttattgatTCAAGACATTTTCAAataccaggctgtatcacaaccggccgtaattgggagtcccataggtcggcgcacaattggcccagcgtcgttagggtttggccggggtaggcagtcattgtaaataatcatttgacttgcctagttaaataaaaaggttaaataaatggtTTCAAAATAAATGAAACAAATCTTTCCAAGTTAGCTACTCCCGTAAGTGTCTGGTATAAACCAATCTACTTTCATGTTCCAGTGTTGTGAGTCCTTTGTATCTTAACCTTTGACTAGGCTTATGATTCAGGTTCAAACAAACCTTTAAAAATGGACCCTATGTGCATCACTTACTCATTAAATCCCAGAAATGCCTCAAATGAATGTCTAGCAGACTAATTGCTCCAGTTCAGGTGTTGTAAATCAATAATGTTCTGATAAACACTATTGGTGAACATCTCAGTGCTTCTGAACGCCATGGTTTGACAAGAAAACAGTCCAAATGTTTAAATGAAGGTTCTTTTCTGATTGACCTACTGGAAACCCACATTGTGGTCTGGACGGCTGTTTGAATGGGGCTGGACAGGGAGAAAAGCCCTGTCCTATTCTCGCAATTATATTTACTTTAGACTCAATAGTAAAACACAGCAGTGAAGGAAATGCCCTGTGGTCCTGTCTAATGCAACATTCAGATATGCAGATTGGGTCATGATGAGTACGACCACAATTAACCATCAACATTCACAATCATGATGCTTGACCGCcaaatcggggggggggggggggacacacgcCCCCACCCCCCAGACCTCTGTCTAGAAACATTAGCCTAAAGCAGAGTTCAACCGTGTTCACATCCAACCCAATgcaacctctgtgtgtgtgtgtgtgttctcagagACCACAGAGCTGAGGAACACAGTAA includes these proteins:
- the LOC124016348 gene encoding ras-related protein Rab-5C-like translates to MAGRGGPARTNGAAASNKICQFKLVLLGESAVGKSSLVLRFVKGQFHEYQESTIGAAFLTQTVCLDDTTVKFEIWDTAGQERYHSLAPMYYRGAQAAIVVYDITNTDTFTRAKNWVKELQRQASPNIVIALAGNKADLANKRAVDFQEAQAYADDNSLLFMETSAKTAMNVNEIFMAIAKKLPKNEPAGGAGGRAGGRAGVDLQEAAPQAGGSKCCGGN